In Candidatus Bathyarchaeota archaeon, a genomic segment contains:
- a CDS encoding KaiC domain-containing protein, with the protein ARLVIDSLSAFWLDKPAMARRHSYFVKKVLSKWDFTVMATSQYAITTSEAFGWGIEHIADGIIRFRRSVRKGSLRRFMLIEKMRQTNHSLQMHEITIIPSKGLTIVKPVEMRKEDISLPKHVVEKIQRSVEKRETELL; encoded by the coding sequence GCGCGACTGGTCATCGACTCATTATCCGCCTTCTGGCTTGATAAACCAGCAATGGCTAGGAGACACTCCTATTTTGTTAAGAAGGTTCTCTCAAAATGGGACTTCACCGTTATGGCGACTTCACAGTATGCAATAACTACATCTGAGGCCTTCGGGTGGGGAATCGAGCATATTGCAGATGGCATAATAAGATTTAGAAGGTCTGTGAGGAAGGGTTCTCTGAGGAGGTTCATGCTTATCGAAAAGATGCGGCAGACTAATCATAGCCTTCAGATGCATGAAATCACGATCATCCCATCTAAAGGGTTGACCATAGTAAAACCAGTAGAGATGAGAAAAGAGGACATTTCGCTGCCCAAGCATGTCGTGGAAAAAATTCAGAGAAGCGTCGAAAAAAGGGAAACCGAACTGCTATGA